From the Cryptomeria japonica chromosome 2, Sugi_1.0, whole genome shotgun sequence genome, one window contains:
- the LOC131071386 gene encoding uncharacterized protein LOC131071386 — protein sequence MNFDGASKGNSGLSGFGAVIRDEEGNLVGEICGQAGFVSNNIAEITTLEEGLKWVTANGITKDERDTLLSVLFTRGDRRSFSIHILVLKSRERKKKVVERDWRVLEVLELFIAKRSQSGVRCSK from the exons ATGAACTTTGATGGAGCTAGCAAGGGAAACTCGGGATTATCTGGCTTTGGAGCGGTCATCAGAGATGAGGAGGGAAACTTAGTTGGGGAAATATGTGGCCAAGCGGGATTTGTCTCCAATAATATTGCAGAAATCACCACTTTAGAGGAAGGACTTAAATGGGTGACTGCTAATGGTATCACGAAG GATGAGAGGGATACGCTCTTATCTGTTTTGTTCACGCGGGGTGACAGAAGAAGCTTCAGCATTCACATTCTGGTTTTGAAATCTCGTGAGAGGAAGAAGAAGGTAGTGGAAAGGGACTGGAGGGTTCTAGAAGTTCTAGAGCTTTTTATAGCAAAGAGAAGCCAAAGCGGAGTGCGATGTTCTAAATAA